One Scomber scombrus chromosome 4, fScoSco1.1, whole genome shotgun sequence genomic region harbors:
- the acacb gene encoding acetyl-CoA carboxylase isoform X1, giving the protein MLPFAALGLVLWILLLLWWINVKTGAMPEKGEESWSGCGPSASQEDMPAAHSPRPGKYSLSTTPTTSAHNEDDSPPANSASAGLDVNTADIEVQQASSEVNSEETPSPLITQTPSKTKAPMLSSGPEARARLKFILGASEDNSSDEEPLVTKPPSGASQPPISTPKYSPLQVSSEVPQPSSSGIRPSMSGLHLVKKGREQRKMDLHRDFTVASPAEFVTRFGGNRVIEKVLIANNGIAAVKCMRSIRRWSYEMFRNERTIRFVVMVTPEDLKANAEYIKMADHYVPVPGGPNNNNYANVELIVDIAKRIPVQAVWAGWGHASENPKLPELLNKADISFLGPSSKAMWALGDKVASSIVAQSADIPTLPWSGSGLRLCWAEDDQKQGKVISVPPEVYKQGCVHDVDDGMAGAERIGYPVVIKASEGGGGKGIRKVESADDFPSFFRQVQTEVPGSPIFIMQLAQHARHLEVQILADQYGNAISLFGRDCSIQRRHQKIIEEAPATIAAPSTFEQMEKYAVRLAKMVGYVSAGTVEYLFSEDGSFHFLELNPRLQVEHPCTEMIGDVNLPAAQLQIAMGIPLHRIKDIRLLYGETPWGDAIINFETPDCMPSPRGHVIAARITSENPDEGFKPSSGTVQELNFRSSKNVWGYFSVGATGGLHEFADSQFGHCFSWGENREEAISNMVVAMKELSIRGDFRTTVEYLIKLLETECFRNNDIDTGWLDHLISEKVQAERPDTMLGIVCGALHVADASFRKSMSDFLHSLERGQVLAAASLLNSVSVDLIYEGVKFCLKVARQSPTTYVIMMNSSHIEIDVHRLSDGGLLLSYNGNSHITYMKEEVDSYRITVGNKTCVFEKERDPTVLRSPSAGKLLQYIAEDGGHISAGETYAEIEVMKMVMTLTVQQSGCIHFVKRPGAVLGPGCVVAHIDLDDPSCIQPVELNTAILPPQQPLPITGEKLHQVFHHVLENLIKVMDGYCLEEPFFSSKLKQWVATLMKTLRDPSLPLLELQEIMTSVASRIPPGVEKDIRKVMAQYASNITSVLCQFPSQRIANILDSHAATLQRKADREAFFINTQSIVQLVQRYRSGIRGYMKSVVLDLLKRYLQVEMQFQHAHYDKCVINLREQHKPDMSPVLEYIFSHAQVSKKNILVTMLIDQLCGRDPTLADELMVILNELTQLSKMENSKVALRARQVLIASHLPSYELRHNQVESIFLSAIDMYGHQFCPENLKKLILSETSIFDVLPNFFYHSNQVVCMAALEVYVRRAYIAYELNSIQHHQLQGGTCAVDFQFMLPSSHPNRGSSPTLNRVPIPVDGSGQFKIRRHSSELFLEGALSPPCQRMGAMVAFQCFDEFKRKFDEVLCSFAEPLLESLNLSQSCSSLYDDDNSKSKRENPIHIINVSIKTSDTEDDDALVTAFTAFAQSKKSVLFEYGIRRITFLLAQKREFPKYFTFRARDGFQEDRIYRNLEPALAFQLELNRMRNFDLTAVPCANHKMHLYLGAARVQEGAEVTDHRFFIRAIIRHSDLITKATSFEYLQNEGERLLLEAMDELEVAFSNTIVRTDCNHIFLNFVPTVIMDPSKIEESVRSMVMRYGSRLWKLRVLQAELKINIRLTPTGNAVPIRLFLTNESGYYLDISLYKELTDLSSGQIMFQSYGDKQGHLHGMLINTPYVTKDLLQAKRFQAQSLGTTYVYDFPEMFRQALFKLWGPGDKCPKDVLMCTELVLDPEGRLVQMNRLPGDNDVGMVAFRMKMKTLEYPEGRDIIVICNDITHMIGSFGPQEDELFLRASELARAEGIPRIYISANSGARIGLAEEIKHMFQVAWIDPSDPYKGFKYLYLTPQDYTRISSTNAVHCHHVEEGGESRYIITDIIGNEDGLGVENLRGSGTIAGESSQAYEEIITISMVTCRAIGIGAYLVRLGQRVIQVENSHIILTGASALNKVLGREVYTSNNQLGGVQVMHNNGVTHTTVSDDFEGVFTILQWLSYMPKNKHSPVPIVETTDPVDREIEFTPTKAPYDPRWMLAGRPHPTVKGTWQSGFFDRGSFKEIMESWAQTVVVGRARLGGIPLGVIAVETRTVEFTVPADPANLDSEAKVMQQAGQVWFPDSAFKTAQAICDFNRERLPLMVFANWRGFSGGMKDMYDQVLKFGAYIVDALHGFHQPVLVYIPPHAELRGGSWVVIDPTINPLCMELYADRESRGGVLEAEGTVEIKFRRKDLLKTMRRLDSVFAGLVEQLASPELSKEQCKELESKLKAREDFLLPIYHQVAVQFVDLHDTPGRMQEKGAITDILDWKNVRTFFYWRLRRLLLEQVVKCEILQANKDLSDGHILSMLRRWFVETEGTVKAYLWDNNQAVVEWLEKHLLKQDGIRSAIQENIKYLKRENTLKHIRSLVQANPDVAMDCIIHMSQNITPSQRAKLSHLLATMDSTSTS; this is encoded by the exons ATGCTCCCGTTTGCAGCTTTGGGATTAGTCCTATGGATTTTGTTGCTACTGTGGTGGATTAATGTCAAGACAGGAGCAATGCCCGAGAAAGGAGAGGAATCTTGGTCTGGCTGTGGTCCCTCTGCATCCCAGGAGGACATGCCTGCCGCACACTCCCCTCGTCCAGGCAAATATTCCCTGTCAACAACTCCTACTACCTCAGCACACAATGAGGATGACAGTCCTCCGGCCAACAGTGCCTCTGCGGGTCTGGATGTAAATACGGCAGACATTGAGGTTCAGCAGGCCTCTTCTGAGGTAAATTCAGAGGAGACACCATCACCACTGATCACCCAAACGCCTTCCAAAACCAAGGCGCCAATGCTCAGCTCAGGGCCCGAGGCTAGGGCACGTCTCAAGTTCATTCTTGGAGCATCAGAGGATAATTCTTCTGATGAAGAACCTCTGGTAACCAAACCTCCAAGTGGTGCATCCCAACCGCCGATCTCCACTCCAAAATATTCTCCTCTGCAGGTGTCCTCTGAAGTGCCACAGCCCAGCTCCTCAGGCATTAG GCCTAGCATGTCTGGTCTTCATTTGGTGAAAAAAGGACGtgaacaaagaaaaatggaTCTACACAGGGACTTCACAGTGGCCTCTCCCGCTGAGTTTGTCACCCGCTTTGGTGGCAACCGTGTCATCGAAAAG GTGCTTATAGCGAACAACGGTATCGCTGCAGTCAAATGTATGCGCTCTATCCGTCGCTGGTCCTATGAAATGTTCCGCAATGAAAGGACCATCCGCTTTGTGGTCATGGTAACCCCTGAAGACTTGAAAGCTAATGCAG AATACATCAAAATGGCAGATCATTACGTGCCTGTTCCTGGTGGGCCCAATAATAACAACTATGCCAATGTAGAGCTGATAGTGGACATTGCCAAAAGAATCCCTGTGCAG GCTGTATGGGCCGGTTGGGGCCATGCTTCAGAAAACCCCAAACTGCCTGAACTCCTGAACAAAGCAGACATTTCATTCTTAG GACCGTCCAGTAAGGCTATGTGGGCTCTAGGGGATAAGGTGGCTTCATCCATTGTGGCTCAGAGTGCTGACATTCCCACACTACCATGGAGTGGATCAG GTCTGAGACTGTGCTGGGCAGAAGACGACCAAAAACAGGGCAAAGTAATAAGTGTTCCTCCAGAGGTCTACAAACAAGGCTGTGTTCATGATGTAGATGATGGGATGGCG GGAGCTGAAAGAATTGGTTATCCAGTAGTTATCAAGGCCTCTGAGGGTGGAGGTGGAAAAGGTATCCGGAAAGTAGAAAGTGCTGATGACTTTCCGAGCTTCTTTCGACAG GTTCAGACAGAGGTTCCCGGCTCGCCCATCTTTATCATGCAGCTGGCACAACATGCGAGGCACCTTGAGGTTCAGATACTGGCTGATCAGTACGGAAACGCCATCTCTCTGTTTGGGCGAGATTGCTCCATTCAGAGAAGGCACCAGAAGATCATAGAGGAGGCTCCAGCCACAATCGCTGCTCCCTCAACATTCGAGCAGATGGAAAAG TATGCTGTACGACTGGCCAAGATGGTGGGCTATGTGAGTGCAGGAACTGTGGAATACCTTTTCTCTGAAGATGGAAGTTTCCATTTCCTGGAGCTGAATCCTCGCCTGCAGGTGGAACATCCCTGTACAGAGATGATTGGAGATGTAAACCTGCCAGCTGCCCAGCTTCAG ATTGCAATGGGCATCCCCCTTCACAGAATCAAGGACATCCGTTTGCTTTATGGAGAAACTCCATGGGGTGACGCCATCATTAACTTTGAGACTCCAGACTGCATGCCAAGTCCAAGAGGGCATGTCATAGCTGCTCGAATCACCAGTGAGAACCCTGACGAG GGGTTCAAACCCAGTTCTGGCACCGTGCAGGAGCTGAACTTCCGCAGCAGTAAAAATGTCTGGGGTTACTTCAGTGTTGGAGCGACTGGTGGCTTGCATGAATTTGCAGACTCACAGTTTGGACACTGTTTCTCCTGGGGCGAGAACCGTGAAGAAGCCATTTC GAACATGGTGGTGGCTATGAAGGAGCTGTCCATCAGGGGTGACTTCAGGACTACGGTTGAATACCTCATTAAGTTACTAGAGACAGAATGCTTTCGAAACAATGACATCGACACTGGCTGGCTGGATCATCTCATTTCAGAGAAAGTGCAA GCAGAGAGACCAGATACCATGCTGGGTATTGTTTGTGGGGCCTTGCATGTTGCTGATGCAAGCTTCAGAAAGAGCATGTCTGACTTCCTACATTCACTGGAAAG AGGCCAGGTACTGGCTGCAGCCAGTCTCCTCAACTCTGTTAGTGTGGACCTTATATATGAAGGAGTCAAATTCTGCCTGAAG GTGGCTCGCCAGTCCCCAACAACTTATGTCATCATGATGAACAGCTCCCACATTGAAATAGATGTCCACAGGCTGAGTGATGGTGGCCTCTTGCTCTCCTACAATGGCAACAGCCACATCACCTACATGAAGGAGGAAGTGGACAG CTACCGCATCACTGTTGGCAACAAAACATGTGTCTTTGAGAAGGAGAGGGATCCTACAGTGCTGAGATCGCCATCTGCTGGTAAACTTCTGCAGTATATTGCTGAGGATGGTGGTCATATTTCTGCAGGAGAAACTTATGCAGAGATTGAG GTGATGAAGATGGTGATGACTCTGACTGTGCAGCAGTCTGGTTGCATCCACTTTGTCAAGAGACCCGGGGCGGTTCTGGGGCCTGGGTGTGTGGTGGCACATATTGACCTGGACGACCCTAGCTGTATACAGCCG GTGGAGCTCAACACGGCCATATTGCCACCCCAGCAGCCGCTGCCCATCACTGGGGAAAAGCTCCACCAAGTGTTCCACCATGTCCTGGAAAACTTGATTAAAGTTATGGATGGTTATTGTCTTGAAGAGCCCTTCTTCAGTAGCAAG CTAAAACAGTGGGTAGCAACCCTGATGAAGACTTTGCGGGACCCCTCACTACCCCTGCTGGAACTGCAGGAGATCATGACCAGTGTGGCGAGTCGTATTCCGCCTGGTGTGGAGAAAGATATCCGTAAAGTCATGGCCCAGTATGCAAGCAACATCACCTCTGTCCTTTGTCAGTTCCCAAGCCAAAGG aTTGCAAATATTCTAGACAGCCATGCGGCAACTCTGCAGAGGAAGGCAGACAGAGAAGCGTTCTTTATCAACACTCAGAGTATTGTTCAGCTTGTACAGAG GTACCGGAGTGGAATACGTGGTTACATGAAGTCTGTGGTTCTGGATTTGCTGAAGCGATATCTGCAAGTGGAGATGCAGTTTCAGCACG CTCACTATGACAAGTGTGTTATCAACCTGAGAGAGCAGCACAAACCTGACATGAGTCCTGTGCTGGAGTACATCTTCTCTCATGCTCAGGTCTCAAAGAAAAACATCCTGGTCACAATGCTCATA gATCAACTGTGTGGAAGGGATCCCACCCTGGCAGATGAGCTGATGGTGATTCTCAATGAGCTGACTCAGCTTAGCAAGATGGAGAACTCAAAGGTTGCATTAAGAGCCAGACAG GTGTTGATTGCCTCCCATTTACCATCATATGAACTGAGGCACAACCAGGTGGAGTCCATCTTCCTGTCGGCCATTGACATGTATGGACATCAGTTTTGCCCAGAGAACTTGAAA AAACTCATCCTCTCTGAAACCTCCATTTTTGATGTCTTGCCCAATTTCTTCTATCACTCTAACCAAGTCGTATGCATGGCTGCTCTGGAG GTGTACGTGCGCAGAGCTTACATTGCCTATGAGCTTAATAGTATCCAGCATCACCAGCTGCAGGGAGGAACATGTGCTGTTGATTTCCAGTTTATGCTGCCCTCATCACATCCCAACAG AGGGAGCAGCCCTACTCTGAACAG GGTTCCTATCCCAGTGGATGGTTCAGGCCAGTTTAAAATTAGGCGGCACAGTAGTGAACTCTTCCTCGAGGGAGCCCTGTCTCCACCTTGTCAGCGCATGGGTGCCATGGTGGCTTTTCAATGTTTTGATGAGTTCAAAAG GAAATTTGATGAAGTTCTTTGCAGCTTTGCAGAACCACTGCTGGAGAGTTTGAACCTCTCACAGTCCTGCTCCAGTCTCTATGACGACGACAACTCAAAG agtaagagagagaacCCAATCCACATCATTAATGTGTCCATAAAAACATCAGACACAGAAGATGATGATGCCTTAGTCACAGCCTTCACTGCCTTCGCCCAGTCCAAG AAATCAGTCCTCTTTGAGTATGGGATCAGGAGAATCACATTTTTGCTTGCACAGAAG CGAGAATTTCCCAAGTACTTCACTTTCAGAGCTAGAGATGGG TTTCAGGAAGATCGTATTTACCGCAATCTGGAGCCAGCTTTAGCATTTCAGCTGGAGCTCAACCGCATGAGGAACTTTGACCTTACCGCTGTTCCCTGTGCCAACCACAAGATGCACCTCTACCTGGGTGCTGCTCGTGTTCAGGAGGGGGCTGAAGTTACGGATCACAGATTCTTCATCCGAGctattatccgccactcagatctGATTACAAAGGCAA CTTCATTTGAATACCTTCAAAATGAGGGAGAACGCCTTTTGCTGGAGGCTATGGATGAGCTGGAAGTGGCCTTCAGTAACACTATTGTCCGCACAGATTGCAACCACATCTTCCTCAACTTCGTCCCAACTGTAATCATGGACCCCTCTAAA ATAGAGGAGTCTGTCCGCTCCATGGTGATGCGCTACGGCAGCCGTCTTTGGAAGCTGCGGGTCCTACAGGCTGAGCTGAAGATCAACATCCGTCTGACTCCTACTGGGAACGCCGTCCCTATCCGCCTTTTTCTCACTAATGAGTCTGGCTATTACTTGGACATCAGCTTGTATAAGGAACTCACCGACCTAAGTTCTGGGCAG ATCATGTTCCAATCATATGGAGACAAACAGGGTCATCTGCATGGCATGCTGATCAACACTCCTTATGTTACCAAAGACCTGCTGCAGGCCAAGCGCTTCCAAGCTCAGAGTCTGGGCACCACTTATGTGTATGATTTCCCTGAGATGTTCAGACAG GCTCTGTTCAAGCTGTGGGGTCCAGGCGACAAATGTCCTAAAGATGTGCTGATGTGCACAGAACTGGTTCTGGACCCAGAAGGTCGACTGGTGCAGATGAACCGCCTGCCTGGAGACAATGAT GTGGGAATGGTTGCCTtcaggatgaagatgaagactcTGGAGTATCCAGAGGGTCGAGACATCATTGTCATCTGTAATGACATCACCCACATGATAGGTTCGTTTGGGCCTCAGGAGGATGAGTTATTCCTCAGGGCATCTGAGCTGGCCCGAGCTGAGGGCATCCCTCGCATTTACATTTCTGCCAACAGTGGAGCACGCATTGGCCTCGCTGAAGAGATCAAACACATGTTCCAGGTGGCCTGGATTGACCCCTCTGACCCTTACAAG GGCTTCAAGTACCTTTACCTGACACCACAAGACTACACCCGCATCAGCTCCACCAATGCTGTGCACTGTCACCATGTGGAAGAAGGTGGAGAGTCTAG ATACATCATCACAGACATCATTGGGAATGAGGACGGTCTTGGCGTTGAGAACTTGCGAGGTTCTGGCACCATTGCTGGAGAATCCTCTCAGGCCTATGAGGAGATTATAACAATTAGTATG GTGACATGCCGCGCTATTGGAATAGGAGCCTATCTGGTCCGTTTGGGTCAGAGAGTCATCCAGGTGGAGAACTCTCACATTATCCTGACTGGAGCCAGTGCTCTTAACAAG GTTCTGGGCAGAGAGGTCTACACTTCCAACAACCAGCTGGGAGGAGTCCAGGTTATGCACAATAATGGAGtcacacacaccactgtgtCAGATGACTTTGAAGGCGTCTTCACCATCCTGCAGTGGCTCTCTTACATGCCAAAG AACAAACACTCCCCTGTGCCCATTGTAGAAACTACAGATCCAGTAGACAGAGAGATAGAATTCACTCCTACCAAAGCACCGTATGATCCTCGTTGGATGCTGGCTGGCAGACCCCATCCCA CGGTGAAAGGCACCTGGCAGAGTGGATTCTTTGACCGTGGCTCTTTCAAGGAAATCATGGAGTCTTGGGCTCAAACAGTTGTAGTGGGCAGAGCACG ATTAGGAGGAATCCCGCTTGGCGTCATTGCTGTCGAAACGCGCACAGTTGAGTTTACTGTCCCAGCAGATCCAGCCAACTTGGATTCAGAAGCTAAA GTTATGCAGCAGGCTGGCCAGGTGTGGTTTCCAGattcagcctttaaaacagCTCAGGCCATTTGTGACTTCAACCGTGAACGTCTGCCTCTCATGGTCTTTGCCAATTGGAGGGGCTTCTCTGGGGGGATGAAGG ATATGTATGACCAGGTATTGAAGTTCGGGGCCTATATTGTGGATGCTTTACATGGTTTCCATCAGCCAGTGCTGGTGTACATCCCCCCACATGCTGAGCTGAGAGGAGGGTCCTGGGTGGTGATAGACCCGACTATCAACCCTCTTTGTATGGAGCTGTATGCTGACAGGGAGAGCAG AGGTGGAGTGCTGGAGGCTGAGGGTACAGTGGAGATCAAATTCAGGAGGAAAGACCTACTGAAGACTATGAGAAGACTAGATTCAGTCTTTGCTGGTCTGGTTGAACAGCTTG CTTCCCCAGAGCTTTCTAAAGAGCAATGCAAAGAGCTTGAGTCAAAGCTCAAAGCAAGGGAGGATTTCCTGTTGCCCATCTACCACCAGGTGGCAGTGCAGTTTGTAGATCTCCATGACACTCCAGGCAGGATGCAGGAGAAGGGTGCCATCACT GATATTTTAGATTGGAAGAATGTTCGGACCTTCTTCTATTGGCGTCTGCGCCGGCTCCTGTTGGAGCAGGTGGTGAAGTGTGAGATTCTCCAGGCCAACAAGGACCTCAGTGATGGACACATACTGTCCATGCTGCGACGCTGGTTTGTTGAAACAGAGGGAACTGTCAAG GCCTACCTCTGGGATAATAACCAAGCAGTGGTCGAATGGCTTGAAAAACATTTGTTGAAGCAGGATGGCATTCGATCGGCCATCCAAGAGAACATTAAGTACCTGAAAAGGGAAAACACTTTGAAACATATCCGCAG CCTAGTGCAGGCCAACCCTGATGTAGCCATGGACTGCATCATCCACATGAGCCAGAACATCACTCCGTCCCAGAGGGCCAAGCTCTCTCACCTGCTTGCAACTATGGACAGCACCAGCACCAGTTAA